A region from the Melioribacter roseus P3M-2 genome encodes:
- the uvrC gene encoding excinuclease ABC subunit UvrC, whose protein sequence is MKENLQNKLESLPNLPGIYQFLDKNGKVIYVGKAKNLRNRVRSYFHNNVDSPKTAALVSKIEDIELIITDNEIEALVLENNLIKQLKPRYNVNLKDDKSYPYIKISNEPFPQVYPTRNVVNDGSKYFGPYTDVKSMKKSLRLINKIFKIRSCKFHITQETIEKKKYKLCLDYHIKKCDGPCEGLISENDYGQLVKQVIKVLKGKTDDLIGELQQQMQQAVQKLEFEKAADLRDRIEQLQVYSSKQKVVTTDKEDRDIISAAYEGKDAAATVLNIRAGKLVGKRQLTLTTSDAVSNTEDLNDIKTLYSTIVKFYYNDYVEIPKEIILEEEPDESDTLIEWLSEKAGFKCRFIVPKKMSEAKSLLMICKQNSLLHLKEIQLQKMKKEGSVPFVIAALQKELGLKNLPRRIECFDNSNLQGSDPVASMVVFVDGKPKKSLYRKFIIRSVVGPDDFASMREVIERRYSKTTEGNEPMPDLIMVDGGKGQLSSAIEALEKLGAKNYDIIGLAKRLEEIYLPGEKEPHIIAKTSPVLKLLQHLRDEAHRFAITFHRQRRTKRTITTELLNIKGIGKKLAEKLLSAMTIEEIKQAEIEKLSEIVGQAKAKIIYDYYHTENVGNQ, encoded by the coding sequence ATGAAAGAAAACTTACAAAATAAACTCGAAAGTCTGCCCAATTTACCGGGCATCTATCAATTTCTGGATAAAAACGGTAAAGTTATCTACGTAGGCAAAGCGAAGAATCTTCGAAACAGGGTCAGGAGTTATTTCCATAACAATGTCGATTCTCCCAAAACTGCGGCGCTCGTCTCCAAAATAGAAGATATTGAGCTGATTATTACCGATAACGAAATCGAGGCTCTTGTACTCGAAAATAACCTGATTAAACAACTCAAACCGAGATACAACGTTAATCTTAAAGACGACAAATCTTATCCGTATATTAAAATTTCGAATGAACCGTTTCCTCAGGTGTACCCTACGCGAAATGTGGTTAACGACGGGTCAAAGTATTTTGGTCCTTATACGGATGTGAAAAGCATGAAGAAATCGCTCAGGCTTATTAATAAAATATTCAAAATACGGAGCTGTAAATTTCATATAACGCAGGAAACAATCGAAAAGAAAAAATACAAATTGTGCCTCGATTATCATATAAAAAAATGCGACGGACCGTGCGAAGGTCTGATTTCCGAAAATGATTACGGGCAACTCGTAAAGCAAGTCATAAAAGTTCTGAAAGGCAAAACCGACGATTTGATCGGCGAACTACAGCAGCAGATGCAGCAAGCCGTTCAAAAATTGGAGTTTGAAAAAGCCGCGGATCTGCGCGACCGCATAGAGCAATTGCAGGTATATTCTTCCAAACAAAAAGTAGTAACTACGGATAAAGAAGACCGAGACATAATTTCCGCCGCTTACGAAGGTAAAGATGCAGCGGCGACGGTATTGAACATCAGGGCTGGTAAGCTTGTCGGCAAACGACAATTAACTCTGACAACTTCGGACGCCGTCTCAAATACGGAAGACCTGAACGATATAAAAACGCTTTACTCCACCATCGTTAAATTTTATTATAACGATTACGTTGAAATACCCAAAGAGATAATATTGGAAGAAGAACCTGACGAGAGCGATACTTTAATTGAGTGGCTGAGCGAAAAAGCCGGTTTTAAATGCCGTTTTATCGTGCCGAAGAAAATGAGCGAGGCAAAGTCGCTATTAATGATCTGCAAACAGAATTCATTGCTTCACCTTAAAGAAATTCAACTGCAAAAGATGAAAAAAGAAGGAAGCGTTCCGTTTGTAATTGCCGCTTTACAAAAAGAATTGGGACTAAAAAATTTACCTCGCAGAATTGAGTGTTTCGACAATTCCAATTTACAGGGCAGCGACCCTGTTGCAAGCATGGTGGTTTTTGTCGACGGGAAGCCAAAAAAAAGTTTATACAGAAAATTTATAATACGAAGCGTTGTAGGCCCCGACGACTTTGCCAGTATGAGAGAAGTAATCGAAAGAAGGTATTCTAAAACTACGGAAGGAAACGAGCCGATGCCCGACTTGATTATGGTCGACGGCGGAAAAGGACAATTGTCGAGCGCGATTGAAGCGCTTGAGAAGTTGGGCGCTAAAAATTATGATATAATCGGACTTGCAAAAAGACTTGAAGAAATTTATTTGCCCGGCGAAAAGGAGCCGCACATAATCGCCAAAACATCGCCCGTTTTGAAATTACTTCAGCATCTCAGAGACGAAGCTCACAGATTTGCAATCACGTTTCATCGCCAGCGCAGAACAAAGCGCACTATTACAACCGAATTACTGAATATTAAAGGCATTGGAAAAAAGTTGGCGGAAAAATTATTGAGCGCAATGACTATTGAGGAAATAAAGCAGGCGGAAATCGAAAAGCTCTCTGAAATAGTGGGACAAGCAAAAGCAAAAATTATCTACGATTATTATCACACCGAGAACGTCGGGAATCAATAA
- the glgC gene encoding glucose-1-phosphate adenylyltransferase, producing MAYTGSEILRKTLTMILAGGQGERLFPLTKDRTKPSVSFGGKYRIIDFTLSNCLNSGFRKIYVLTQYKSDSLNRHLYEAWNIFNPELGEFIYSIPPQFKTSSDWYLGTANAIYQNFNLIEDHHYDWVLILSGDHIYKMDYLKMIQYHIEKKADLTLSAINIPKDQASRFGVIQISEDYTIQSFIEKPKDPPAIPNTPDQSFVNMGIYVFSVKALKEAMYKMEEEKLPSLDFGKHVIPYMLKKNYNLKAYRFIDENKKPEPYWVDVGTIESYYAASMDLISVNPHFNLYDMHWPLRTEQRQFPPAKTVSHEGERVGRAINSLITDGTIISGGLVERSILGFNVRVNSYTYITDSIIMDNCNIGRYSRIRRAIIDKNVHIPEGTEIGFDPEEDKKRFKVSETGIVIIPKNYKF from the coding sequence ATGGCATACACCGGTTCTGAAATTTTAAGAAAAACCTTAACCATGATTCTTGCAGGCGGTCAGGGGGAACGATTATTTCCATTGACAAAAGACCGCACAAAACCTTCGGTTTCCTTCGGGGGGAAATACAGAATCATAGACTTCACATTGTCGAATTGCCTTAATTCGGGATTCAGGAAAATTTATGTACTCACGCAGTATAAATCCGATTCGTTGAACCGGCATTTATACGAAGCATGGAACATTTTCAATCCCGAACTGGGCGAATTTATATATTCGATACCACCTCAGTTCAAAACCAGCAGCGACTGGTATCTCGGAACTGCGAATGCAATTTATCAGAACTTCAACCTGATCGAAGATCATCATTACGACTGGGTATTGATACTTTCGGGCGACCATATTTACAAGATGGATTACCTGAAAATGATCCAATACCATATCGAGAAGAAAGCCGATTTAACGCTGTCGGCTATTAATATTCCTAAAGATCAGGCGAGCAGGTTCGGAGTTATTCAGATTTCGGAAGATTATACAATCCAGTCGTTTATAGAAAAACCGAAGGATCCGCCAGCAATTCCCAATACTCCGGACCAAAGTTTTGTGAATATGGGTATTTATGTTTTCAGCGTGAAAGCTTTGAAAGAAGCCATGTACAAAATGGAAGAAGAAAAATTGCCGAGCCTCGATTTCGGTAAACATGTTATTCCTTATATGTTGAAAAAAAATTACAATTTGAAAGCTTACCGTTTTATAGACGAAAATAAAAAACCGGAACCGTACTGGGTCGACGTGGGAACGATAGAAAGTTACTATGCCGCGAGTATGGATTTAATAAGCGTCAATCCCCATTTCAATCTTTACGACATGCACTGGCCTTTACGAACCGAGCAAAGACAATTTCCCCCTGCCAAAACGGTATCGCACGAAGGCGAACGCGTTGGACGCGCAATCAATTCCTTAATCACCGACGGCACTATCATCTCGGGAGGTCTCGTCGAAAGGTCGATACTCGGTTTTAACGTAAGGGTCAACAGCTATACTTATATAACCGATTCGATAATAATGGATAATTGCAATATCGGCAGATATTCGAGAATACGACGCGCTATTATCGATAAAAACGTTCACATCCCGGAAGGCACCGAAATCGGGTTCGACCCCGAGGAAGACAAAAAGCGCTTCAAAGTCTCCGAAACCGGCATCGTAATCATACCAAAGAATTACAAATTCTGA
- a CDS encoding M1 family metallopeptidase has product MKKLLVPFIIFTVIALFLLIGAFVFSPDARMAYGLYKSLLLSEDDLGTESHSDIDVIHYNIKVSLYPKGRYIKGETGILFVPKSKTAKKIEFDFYDNMRIENIRLNGREIVFKRDDDKIIVEPTTSLPDTLLLEVSYSGAPLKKGFGSFNFENLEDSYFVYTMNEPTFASTWFPCNDRPYDKALVDIYIENDSNYVSLSNGKLIEIKRKKSKKVYHWKTYYPISTYLIAIYSGEYQSYFTDYVSTTGDTVSLQYYALPDKFQQALKDFEDHPVYLNLFEKLFGSYPFAKEKYAVAEFLWKYGAMEHQTLTGVGSDFITGRKFFQDMLVHELAHYWWGNAVGPATWKDIWLNEGFATYSEALYWEAKAGKSALISTMKQKISNFTDTPLYNPGVRLFSRTIYDKGAWALHMLRNEIGDSLFFASLRNYFNKYKYKNASTGDFQNICETTAGVSLDYFFNQWIYEGKGIIELETKWNSGKEGNKYRNKITVEQLQSGYENYIFPLEIILSGKKESESKLEKLYIDKRKKIFEVITDFEPVEIIMDPESKILAKFTVEKEYD; this is encoded by the coding sequence ATGAAAAAACTTCTGGTTCCGTTTATAATATTCACGGTCATAGCGCTTTTTTTGCTTATAGGCGCTTTCGTCTTTTCACCCGATGCCCGGATGGCTTACGGTTTGTACAAATCGCTCTTATTATCAGAAGACGATCTGGGTACCGAATCTCATTCGGATATCGACGTTATCCATTATAATATTAAAGTAAGCCTGTATCCTAAGGGCAGGTATATTAAAGGGGAAACAGGAATATTGTTCGTCCCGAAATCGAAAACTGCAAAAAAAATTGAATTCGACTTTTATGATAATATGCGTATTGAAAATATTAGACTCAACGGAAGGGAAATAGTATTTAAAAGAGACGACGACAAAATTATTGTTGAGCCGACGACGTCATTGCCCGATACCCTACTACTCGAGGTTAGTTACTCGGGCGCCCCCCTAAAAAAAGGTTTCGGGTCGTTTAATTTTGAAAACCTCGAAGATTCATATTTTGTTTATACGATGAACGAACCGACATTTGCATCGACCTGGTTCCCCTGCAACGATCGACCGTACGACAAAGCTCTCGTCGATATCTATATTGAAAACGACTCAAATTATGTCTCGCTGTCCAACGGAAAACTTATCGAAATTAAACGAAAGAAGAGTAAGAAAGTTTATCACTGGAAAACTTATTATCCGATATCAACATATTTGATTGCAATCTATTCGGGCGAGTATCAATCTTATTTTACTGATTACGTTTCGACCACGGGCGATACGGTCAGCCTGCAGTATTACGCTCTTCCTGACAAATTCCAACAGGCGTTAAAGGATTTTGAAGACCATCCGGTATACTTGAACCTATTCGAAAAATTATTCGGTTCCTATCCTTTTGCCAAAGAAAAGTACGCAGTAGCCGAATTCTTATGGAAATACGGGGCAATGGAACATCAAACTCTTACGGGCGTAGGTTCGGATTTTATTACAGGCAGGAAATTTTTTCAGGATATGCTGGTACATGAACTTGCTCATTACTGGTGGGGTAATGCGGTCGGTCCCGCTACGTGGAAAGATATCTGGCTGAATGAAGGTTTTGCGACTTATTCCGAGGCTCTCTACTGGGAAGCGAAAGCGGGCAAATCAGCTCTGATTTCAACGATGAAACAAAAGATTAGCAATTTTACCGATACGCCTCTCTATAATCCGGGCGTCAGACTTTTCAGCAGAACGATATACGACAAAGGAGCCTGGGCGCTCCATATGCTTAGGAATGAAATTGGCGACAGCCTGTTCTTTGCTTCGCTTAGAAATTACTTCAATAAATACAAATATAAAAACGCTTCAACCGGAGATTTTCAAAATATTTGTGAAACCACAGCCGGCGTTAGTCTCGATTACTTTTTTAATCAATGGATTTACGAAGGCAAAGGAATAATCGAATTGGAAACAAAATGGAACAGCGGAAAAGAAGGCAATAAGTACAGGAACAAAATTACCGTTGAACAGTTACAAAGCGGATATGAAAATTATATATTTCCTCTGGAAATCATATTGTCGGGGAAAAAAGAATCTGAGTCTAAACTTGAAAAACTCTATATTGACAAAAGGAAAAAAATTTTTGAAGTCATAACCGATTTCGAACCCGTTGAAATAATTATGGACCCGGAATCAAAAATACTTGCAAAGTTCACAGTGGAAAAAGAATATGATTAA